One Pseudomonas sp. MM213 genomic window, ACATCGTCAGCGACAAAGCGATCCACCAGACCTGTGGCAAAGCGTTGCTCGCCCCCGGTCAGGCTCCAGATGAACGGACGGTCGCGGGAGTCGTATTCTTCAAGCCCGGCTTCCTGTTCGATCACCTGTGGGCCGTTCAGGCCAAGCCGTGCTTCCTGAGTCACCAGCAAATAGCTGCACAACCCGGCGGCAATCGACATCCCGCCAAAGCAGCCGACGCTGCCCGCCACCACGCCGATCACCGGTTGGTACTGGCGCAGATCGACAATCGCCGCATGAATGTCGGCAATCGCCGCCAACCCGAGGTTGGCTTCCTGCAAGCGCACGCCGCCGGTTTCCAGCAGCAACACGGCGCGGGTTGGAATGCCGTTGCGGTTGTCTTCAGCTGCGAGTTCCAGCGCACCGGCAATCTTCGCCCCGCCGACTTCACCGAGGCTGCCGCCCTGGAAAGCGCCTTCGATGGCGGCGATCACCACCGGCAAACCGCCGAGGCTGCCCTTGGCAATCACCACGCCGTCATCGGCTTGCGGCACCACGCCCTGGCGCGACAGCCACGGCGACATGACGCGTTGGAACGGGTCGAGCAATTCGCGGAAGGTGCCGGCATCGAGCAAGGCTTTCGCCCGGTGTCGGGCGCCGAGTTCGATGAAGCTGTGCTTGTGGAGGAGCGCTGCACTGTCAGTCATGGCCGATCTCCTCAAAGCCTTGTTCCAGACGCAAGCGCACCACACCGGGGGTCGCGCCGAAATCGTGGATATCGATGGCCATTGCCGGTGGTGTCTGGCCGTCGAACATCCGTGCGAACAGATGCTGCCAGCGTTGTTCGGCGCCATTGACCGAGGTCTGCACCTTGATGGTCAGCTTGCCGGCCTGACCCGGTTCGATCAGCACTTCCAGATCGCCCGAACCGACACAACCCACCAGCGTGCGACCGCGTGGCGGCTGCCCGGCGGGGAATTCAAAGGATAAGGTTTCCATCAAAACGCTCCCTGGTTGATGCCGTCAGCCGACGCAATGCGGTCGATGAACAGGCAGGCTGCGAGCAAATCCGCAGCGCCGCCGGGCGAGGCATTCAACGCAATTAATTGTTCGTCCAGTTCATGCAAGCGACGGCGACCGGCAAGGCTGGCACTGCCACCCGCGTCGAGCACCGCCTGGGCACCGAGTTGCATGGTGTGCAGGCCTTGTTCGCCGGCGCGGTAGAGCACGCAGGTGTCACTCAGTTGAGTCATGATCGCCAGCAGCGCATCGAGCCGGGCGTTCTGTTCGCCGTGGCCGGCGGCGCGGCTGCGCTTGAGTTGCGGCAGTGCGCGTTGCAGCACCGAAGGGAAACCGAGTTGGGCTTCTTCACGGGCACCACGCGCGCCGTAGCGTTGGGCGACTTGCGCGCCGTGGCTCAGAGGACGCGGGGCGAAACGGTCGTCGAGTATCGCCAGTCGGGCGGCGCGCAACGTCACCGTGCTTGCGTGGGTATTCGAGCAGTCCAGCGCGGCGGCAGTGACCAGCAGGCCCAACGCCCAGATCGCGCCCCGATGTGTATTCACACCGTTAGTGGTGGCGAGCATGGCTTGCTCGCCTTCCCGGCCAATCCGTCCAATCGCTTCGCGCAGCGGTACACCGACTTCGCCAAACGCGATGGCCGATTCCGCCATTTCCTTGAATGCCGGCCACAGCGACAACGCCGAAGCGTGCATCAGCCCGAGGTGCAAATCGGTGTGCGCGCCGTTGCCGCGACGATCCACCAGCGCCGGTTTCGGTGACAGGTCCGCTTCGTCGATCAGCGCGTCCACTGCCAGGTCCGCCAGCCGTTCGGCCAGCGACAGAGGTTTGGGTTGCAGGTTGAATGCGTGCATTACCAGCTCCTGAACTTGGCGGGCGGGTTGTAGAGGCCACCGGACCACTCGACCAGATCGGCCACGCTTTTGGCGGCGAGCAATTCGCGGGTGGCGTCGGTGCGACGGATGCCGAGGTCTTCAGGCAAGGCGATCAAGCCTTCGCGGCGCATCCGGGCGGTGTCTTTCGGGTTGTGACGCAGGCCGATGGCAGTCACGCCAGCGACGGCGGCGATCATCGCCTGACGCTCTTCCAGCGAACGCGCCTTGTACAAATAGGCGATGCCTTCTTCGGTCAGCAGGTGGGTGACGTCGTCGCCGTAGATCATGATCGGCGCCAGCGGCATGCCGCTTTTCTTCGCCACTTCAATCGCGTCG contains:
- a CDS encoding biotin-independent malonate decarboxylase subunit beta: MTDSAALLHKHSFIELGARHRAKALLDAGTFRELLDPFQRVMSPWLSRQGVVPQADDGVVIAKGSLGGLPVVIAAIEGAFQGGSLGEVGGAKIAGALELAAEDNRNGIPTRAVLLLETGGVRLQEANLGLAAIADIHAAIVDLRQYQPVIGVVAGSVGCFGGMSIAAGLCSYLLVTQEARLGLNGPQVIEQEAGLEEYDSRDRPFIWSLTGGEQRFATGLVDRFVADDVAQVRQQVSDLLQQGLPEQQRSRQADLFLQRLARLDAEPQIDAATVRDLYQGERS
- a CDS encoding malonate decarboxylase subunit delta, with product METLSFEFPAGQPPRGRTLVGCVGSGDLEVLIEPGQAGKLTIKVQTSVNGAEQRWQHLFARMFDGQTPPAMAIDIHDFGATPGVVRLRLEQGFEEIGHD
- a CDS encoding triphosphoribosyl-dephospho-CoA synthase — protein: MHAFNLQPKPLSLAERLADLAVDALIDEADLSPKPALVDRRGNGAHTDLHLGLMHASALSLWPAFKEMAESAIAFGEVGVPLREAIGRIGREGEQAMLATTNGVNTHRGAIWALGLLVTAAALDCSNTHASTVTLRAARLAILDDRFAPRPLSHGAQVAQRYGARGAREEAQLGFPSVLQRALPQLKRSRAAGHGEQNARLDALLAIMTQLSDTCVLYRAGEQGLHTMQLGAQAVLDAGGSASLAGRRRLHELDEQLIALNASPGGAADLLAACLFIDRIASADGINQGAF